One Methylocaldum marinum DNA window includes the following coding sequences:
- the phaE gene encoding class III poly(R)-hydroxyalkanoic acid synthase subunit PhaE — MTDKSSSPVDVWARFWLDAQRKYWDSWSDLSRKMIQETQSTLEAAGAEKPEGAAGPSDWVEFWIAGQRKNWELWLDMSRQTFGAPSGAAAEKTSTEPWSRLFDLWTTFWMPLIPGQSRESIARLLDANKAYFRMGEGLWRILFSGFGAVQGTEAQWDALTRGIRQMQEQFGEQLRTTKDPWSGFATFWGMPLDNWRRVCSAFSIMPGDMEKAVRGFGSPYGPETLHQGMIGLLSMPTIGYTREWQEELQRWGLLWLDHFQALQAYVLALSGTTAKAIDLFADGVYEKAKKGETFESLRALYNLWIDCSEQAYNDLSTSDEFTQAQSRLTNSVFAVKRQEQKMVEELLSAFNMPTRRELDTSHRRVHQLQRRVWQLEQTLDESAIMELKAEVSVLQRELEALRGQAPAQKTEPSGAARKTKAKTST, encoded by the coding sequence ATGACTGACAAATCATCTTCCCCCGTTGACGTCTGGGCTCGGTTCTGGCTGGACGCTCAGCGCAAGTACTGGGATTCGTGGTCCGATCTTTCCCGCAAGATGATCCAAGAAACCCAATCCACCCTGGAGGCGGCCGGTGCGGAAAAACCGGAAGGCGCGGCCGGTCCGTCGGACTGGGTCGAATTCTGGATCGCCGGGCAGCGGAAAAACTGGGAACTTTGGCTCGATATGTCACGGCAAACTTTCGGAGCACCGTCCGGGGCGGCTGCCGAGAAAACCTCTACCGAACCGTGGTCACGCCTGTTCGATCTTTGGACCACCTTTTGGATGCCCTTGATTCCGGGCCAGTCCCGCGAATCGATCGCTAGGCTGCTGGATGCCAACAAAGCCTACTTCCGCATGGGGGAGGGCCTGTGGCGAATACTTTTCTCCGGCTTCGGGGCCGTTCAAGGCACCGAGGCGCAATGGGATGCGCTCACGCGCGGCATTCGGCAGATGCAAGAGCAATTCGGGGAGCAGCTTCGGACCACCAAGGATCCCTGGTCCGGGTTCGCGACCTTCTGGGGCATGCCCCTGGATAACTGGCGTCGCGTTTGCTCTGCATTCTCGATCATGCCGGGCGACATGGAAAAGGCCGTGCGCGGCTTCGGCTCGCCCTACGGCCCGGAAACCCTGCATCAGGGCATGATCGGCCTGCTGTCGATGCCGACCATCGGCTACACCCGCGAGTGGCAGGAAGAACTGCAGCGCTGGGGACTGTTGTGGCTGGATCATTTTCAGGCTCTTCAGGCCTATGTTCTCGCCCTTTCCGGGACGACCGCGAAAGCCATCGATCTGTTTGCCGACGGGGTCTACGAAAAGGCGAAAAAGGGCGAGACGTTCGAAAGTCTGCGCGCGCTCTATAACTTGTGGATCGATTGCAGCGAGCAGGCTTACAACGACCTTTCGACTTCGGACGAATTCACCCAGGCTCAATCGCGCCTGACCAACTCGGTCTTTGCCGTAAAACGGCAGGAGCAGAAGATGGTCGAGGAACTCCTGAGCGCTTTCAATATGCCGACCCGGCGCGAACTGGATACCAGCCATCGTCGCGTCCACCAGTTGCAACGGCGGGTCTGGCAGCTGGAGCAGACCCTCGACGAATCGGCCATCATGGAACTCAAAGCCGAGGTTTCCGTGCTGCAGCGCGAGCTGGAGGCTTTGCGCGGCCAAGCCCCGGCTCAGAAGACCGAGCCGTCCGGAGCGGCGCGCAAGACCAAGGCGAAGACATCCACCTGA
- a CDS encoding phasin family protein → MNTRQMCDQWFEINRAVMDPFMRWNEIALQTAERMAGGRQIYEQWFEMHRMAIDPLMRWNEIALSAAEKVAKCNLVMAQDYLEMGTRQTQLNCETRDPDKWKDEERKIVSEFGQKIADHAGDYLRVVKDTQEALNEWANQTAKESAERAARVAERTTARATEAAKAAAGEAQPAQRGAQKG, encoded by the coding sequence ATGAACACTCGTCAAATGTGTGACCAATGGTTCGAGATAAACCGTGCGGTGATGGATCCGTTCATGCGTTGGAACGAAATCGCCCTTCAAACGGCCGAAAGAATGGCGGGCGGTCGGCAAATCTACGAGCAGTGGTTCGAAATGCACCGGATGGCGATCGATCCGCTGATGCGCTGGAATGAAATCGCATTGAGCGCCGCCGAGAAAGTTGCCAAATGCAATCTGGTCATGGCCCAGGACTATCTGGAGATGGGAACGCGCCAGACGCAATTGAACTGCGAAACGCGCGATCCGGACAAATGGAAGGACGAAGAACGGAAAATAGTTTCCGAATTCGGTCAGAAGATCGCGGATCACGCCGGAGATTACCTGCGAGTAGTCAAAGATACCCAGGAGGCGTTAAACGAATGGGCGAATCAGACGGCGAAAGAAAGCGCGGAGCGAGCAGCGCGAGTGGCGGAACGGACCACGGCTCGGGCCACCGAGGCAGCGAAGGCTGCGGCCGGTGAAGCGCAACCGGCACAGCGAGGAGCGCAGAAAGGATGA
- a CDS encoding acetyl-CoA C-acetyltransferase translates to MQEVVIVGAVRTAIGKFGGALTTIPAVHLGAKLILDLLAKTGLEPQQIDEVIMGQVLTAGTGQNSARQTAIKANLPVEVSATTINKVCGSGLKAIQLAVQSIQCGESEIVIAGGQENMSAAPHLLPNSRTGNRMGDWTLIDSMIVDGLWDAFHDCHMGCTAENIVDRYGISREEQDAFSAASQQKTEAAQKAGKFRDEIVPIEIPQPKGPAIVFDTDEFPRPGTTEESLAKLKPAFSPNGTVTPGNSSGINDGAAAVLVMSSHMAERYGLKPLARIAAFGTAGVEPAVMGTGPIAATRRCLNRAGWTIDDPDLIEANEAFAAQAIAVNRELGWNTDRVNVNGGAIALGHPIGASGARILVTLLHEMGRRDVHKGLATLCIGGGQGIAVAVER, encoded by the coding sequence ATGCAAGAAGTGGTAATCGTAGGCGCCGTGCGTACGGCGATCGGCAAATTCGGCGGGGCCCTGACCACTATTCCGGCCGTACATCTCGGAGCCAAGCTCATTTTGGATCTGCTCGCCAAGACCGGCCTGGAGCCTCAGCAGATCGACGAGGTCATCATGGGGCAAGTCTTGACCGCCGGCACCGGCCAGAATTCGGCCCGGCAGACGGCGATCAAGGCCAATCTTCCGGTCGAAGTATCGGCCACCACGATCAACAAAGTATGCGGAAGCGGACTCAAGGCGATACAGCTGGCCGTCCAGTCCATCCAGTGCGGCGAATCCGAGATCGTGATCGCCGGCGGGCAGGAGAACATGAGTGCGGCGCCTCATCTGCTGCCAAATTCGCGCACGGGAAACCGCATGGGCGACTGGACTCTTATCGACAGCATGATCGTCGACGGCCTCTGGGATGCTTTCCACGACTGCCACATGGGTTGTACCGCGGAAAATATCGTCGACCGATACGGCATCTCCCGGGAGGAGCAGGATGCTTTCTCGGCCGCTTCGCAGCAAAAGACGGAGGCCGCTCAAAAAGCCGGAAAATTCCGGGACGAGATCGTTCCGATCGAAATTCCGCAGCCCAAGGGGCCGGCGATCGTGTTCGATACCGACGAATTTCCGCGTCCGGGCACCACCGAGGAATCTCTGGCGAAACTGAAGCCCGCCTTTAGTCCGAACGGCACCGTGACCCCCGGCAATTCGTCCGGCATCAACGACGGGGCTGCCGCAGTACTGGTGATGTCGTCTCACATGGCCGAGCGTTACGGTTTGAAGCCCCTGGCCCGTATCGCGGCTTTCGGAACCGCGGGGGTCGAGCCGGCCGTCATGGGGACCGGCCCGATCGCGGCGACGCGCCGTTGTCTCAACCGGGCCGGATGGACCATAGACGATCCGGACCTGATCGAGGCGAACGAAGCCTTCGCCGCTCAGGCGATCGCGGTCAATCGCGAGTTGGGCTGGAATACCGACAGGGTCAACGTCAACGGTGGAGCCATAGCGCTCGGGCACCCGATAGGTGCCTCCGGCGCCCGCATTCTGGTCACTCTGCTGCACGAAATGGGCCGCCGCGACGTGCACAAGGGCCTCGCCACGCTTTGCATCGGCGGGGGCCAGGGCATTGCCGTCGCCGTCGAGCGGTAG
- the phbB gene encoding acetoacetyl-CoA reductase, whose protein sequence is MNGRVAVVTGGTGTIGTEICKHLSTMPSHVIALCRPRAVDCRTAEWMSARKSEDYDMEAMECDVTDFGHTTAVFEEITRKYGRVDILVNAAGITSDATLRKMTLDQWQSVLRTNLDGVFNTTRCIIEGMLDRGFGRVINISSVNGQKGQFGQANYAASKAGIHGFTMSVAREVARKGVTVNTVSPGYIESPMIMSVPEDHRAKILAEIPVGRFGQPSEVARLISFLAADESGFITGADISINGGQHMG, encoded by the coding sequence ATGAATGGACGAGTGGCCGTCGTAACCGGGGGAACCGGAACCATCGGCACCGAGATCTGCAAACATCTATCGACCATGCCCAGCCACGTGATTGCTCTATGCCGTCCGCGGGCGGTAGACTGTCGCACCGCGGAATGGATGTCGGCGCGCAAGAGCGAAGACTACGACATGGAAGCCATGGAATGCGATGTCACCGATTTCGGGCACACCACTGCGGTGTTCGAGGAGATCACGCGCAAATACGGCCGGGTGGACATACTGGTCAATGCCGCCGGGATAACCAGCGACGCAACCTTGCGCAAGATGACGCTCGATCAGTGGCAGTCGGTGCTCCGCACCAACCTGGACGGCGTATTCAACACCACGCGCTGCATCATCGAGGGAATGCTGGACAGAGGCTTCGGACGCGTGATCAACATTTCCTCGGTAAACGGGCAGAAGGGACAGTTCGGCCAAGCCAACTATGCCGCCAGCAAGGCCGGAATTCACGGATTCACGATGTCGGTTGCCCGCGAAGTCGCAAGAAAGGGAGTTACCGTAAACACGGTGTCGCCGGGTTATATCGAATCGCCGATGATCATGAGCGTTCCCGAAGACCATCGCGCCAAGATCCTCGCCGAGATTCCGGTCGGGCGATTTGGCCAGCCTTCTGAAGTCGCGCGCTTGATAAGCTTCCTGGCGGCGGATGAATCCGGATTCATCACGGGAGCCGACATCTCGATCAACGGCGGCCAACACATGGGTTAG
- the phaR gene encoding polyhydroxyalkanoate synthesis repressor PhaR: MNNANNERIIKKYPNRRLYDTAISKYVTFEDIRGLVKAAIKFRVMDAKTDEDITRSVLLQLILEEEEKGQPIFTTEILEQIIRTYGNAMQGFMTAYLKESMDVFLKQQKLVQAQMANLIKTAPLSVLTELTRHNLKLWQTMQNGFFSAYGLDRMSGTGDVETDENKRPLPEGETTEADKAGRSE, from the coding sequence ATGAACAACGCGAACAACGAACGCATCATCAAGAAATATCCCAATCGGCGCCTTTACGATACGGCGATCAGCAAGTACGTCACGTTCGAGGATATCCGGGGTCTCGTGAAAGCCGCTATCAAGTTCCGGGTGATGGATGCCAAGACCGACGAGGACATCACCCGGAGCGTTCTCCTGCAGTTGATTCTGGAAGAAGAAGAAAAAGGCCAGCCGATCTTCACCACCGAAATACTGGAACAAATCATCCGGACTTACGGCAACGCGATGCAGGGCTTCATGACAGCCTATCTCAAGGAAAGCATGGATGTCTTTCTGAAGCAGCAGAAGCTCGTGCAGGCGCAGATGGCGAATCTGATCAAGACCGCGCCCCTGTCCGTGCTCACGGAGTTGACCCGGCACAACCTCAAGCTCTGGCAGACGATGCAGAACGGTTTTTTTTCGGCCTACGGGCTGGATAGAATGAGCGGGACCGGCGATGTGGAAACTGACGAAAACAAACGCCCTCTCCCGGAGGGAGAGACAACCGAAGCCGATAAAGCCGGTAGGTCGGAATAG
- a CDS encoding NAD-dependent succinate-semialdehyde dehydrogenase encodes MDFTSINPATGETIKHYPAWTDSDLEQALGLSAEVSSAWQSTPIEARCELLSNLVRTLRENSDFHAAKITLEMGKPIRESRAEIEKCAWAAEFFSQNTERFLRDELVETDASRSYVAFQPIGTVLGIMPWNFPYWQVFRFAVPVVAAGNCALLKHASNVPQCAEAIEKIFQQSGFPPGVFQWLRISHAQSEKLIQDPRVHALSLTGGEQAGRRIAALAGKSLKKTVLELGGSDPFVVLADADLELAATAAVTARFQNCGQSCIAAKRFILVDAIADEFLALFKRQVEVLSVGDPSREETRLGPMAKSDLRDGLHHTVAESMRQGAVPLAGCEPMAGPGYFYRPSILDRVQRGMPAYQEELFGPVAVMVRARDEQEALALANEHRYGLGASVWTRDSAKGEDFARRLQCGAAFVNGMVKSDPRMPFGGVKDSGYGRELSIHGLREFTNIKSIWIG; translated from the coding sequence ATGGACTTCACCAGCATCAACCCGGCAACCGGAGAGACGATCAAACATTATCCGGCGTGGACCGACAGCGACCTGGAACAGGCATTGGGACTGAGCGCTGAGGTTTCGTCCGCCTGGCAATCGACCCCGATCGAGGCGCGTTGCGAACTGCTGTCAAACCTTGTCCGCACGCTACGCGAAAATTCGGACTTTCATGCAGCAAAAATCACCCTGGAAATGGGAAAACCGATTCGCGAGTCGCGCGCGGAAATCGAAAAATGCGCATGGGCGGCCGAATTTTTCTCTCAAAACACCGAACGCTTTTTGCGGGACGAACTGGTCGAGACCGATGCGAGCCGCAGTTACGTGGCGTTTCAGCCGATTGGAACGGTCTTGGGCATCATGCCCTGGAATTTTCCTTACTGGCAGGTATTCCGATTCGCTGTGCCGGTAGTGGCGGCGGGTAACTGCGCCTTGCTCAAGCATGCTTCGAACGTACCGCAGTGCGCCGAAGCGATCGAGAAGATTTTTCAGCAATCGGGATTCCCGCCCGGCGTGTTTCAATGGCTAAGAATTTCGCACGCACAAAGCGAAAAGCTCATCCAAGATCCGCGCGTCCACGCCCTCAGTCTGACCGGAGGGGAGCAGGCGGGACGACGGATAGCGGCCCTGGCCGGAAAAAGTCTCAAGAAGACGGTTCTCGAACTTGGCGGATCGGACCCCTTCGTAGTGCTTGCCGATGCGGATCTGGAACTCGCCGCAACCGCCGCGGTAACCGCGCGCTTCCAAAATTGCGGCCAAAGCTGCATCGCGGCCAAGCGGTTCATTCTCGTCGATGCGATTGCGGATGAATTCCTGGCGCTGTTCAAGCGGCAGGTCGAGGTACTCTCGGTCGGCGATCCTTCACGGGAAGAGACCCGGCTCGGGCCTATGGCGAAGAGCGATCTCCGCGACGGACTCCATCATACGGTCGCCGAATCCATGCGCCAGGGTGCGGTTCCGCTCGCGGGTTGCGAACCGATGGCAGGGCCCGGTTATTTTTACCGGCCTTCCATCCTGGACCGAGTACAGCGCGGCATGCCGGCCTACCAGGAAGAACTGTTCGGTCCGGTTGCCGTCATGGTTCGCGCAAGAGACGAACAGGAAGCGCTGGCACTGGCCAATGAACATCGCTACGGTCTCGGGGCATCGGTGTGGACACGCGATTCGGCGAAAGGCGAAGATTTCGCCCGGCGACTTCAATGCGGTGCCGCTTTCGTCAACGGCATGGTGAAAAGCGATCCGCGAATGCCTTTCGGCGGCGTGAAGGATTCGGGATACGGGCGGGAACTGAGTATCCACGGATTGCGGGAGTTCACCAATATCAAGAGTATCTGGATAGGCTGA
- a CDS encoding IS110 family RNA-guided transposase: MPTFYLGIDVAKAKLDCALRLPNGKFRTKVIANSQDGFATLVTWLTGPEARNVHVCMEATGVYWEDVAQCLATQGFTVSVINPAQIKAYAASRLTRTKTDAVDARLIAEFCAERHPPPWQARSEAEIALRALVLRLDALQALRTQESNRLEVARDAVRTNIQEHLNWLDQQIKSLIKTINEHIDSNPDLKGKRELLESIPGIGERTIAILLAFYAEPSRFANSRQAVAFAGLDPRRQESGTSVKTKPRLSKVGHAFLRKALYMPAMVILYKTAWGQPFKNRLALSGKPAKLIIGAMMRKLLQVAFGVLKSGKPFDPALHGT; encoded by the coding sequence ATGCCCACGTTTTATCTCGGAATTGACGTCGCCAAAGCCAAACTGGACTGCGCGTTACGCCTCCCCAACGGGAAGTTCCGAACCAAAGTCATCGCCAACTCCCAAGACGGGTTCGCCACCCTCGTCACTTGGCTCACCGGCCCAGAGGCACGGAATGTTCACGTGTGCATGGAAGCCACTGGGGTGTATTGGGAAGACGTCGCCCAGTGCTTGGCTACCCAAGGGTTCACTGTCAGCGTCATCAACCCCGCCCAAATCAAAGCCTATGCCGCTTCCCGCTTAACCCGGACCAAAACCGATGCCGTCGATGCGCGCCTCATCGCCGAATTTTGCGCCGAGCGCCATCCGCCTCCCTGGCAGGCGAGAAGCGAAGCCGAAATCGCCTTGCGCGCGCTCGTGTTGCGTCTGGATGCGTTGCAAGCCCTGCGGACCCAGGAAAGTAACCGCCTGGAGGTCGCCCGGGACGCGGTGCGCACCAACATTCAAGAACACCTGAATTGGCTCGATCAGCAGATCAAGAGCCTGATCAAAACCATCAATGAGCACATCGACTCTAACCCCGATCTGAAGGGGAAGCGCGAATTACTCGAGAGCATCCCCGGTATCGGGGAACGCACCATCGCCATTCTGCTCGCCTTCTATGCCGAGCCCAGCCGCTTCGCCAATAGCCGACAAGCCGTCGCCTTCGCCGGGCTCGACCCGCGCCGGCAGGAGTCCGGAACGAGCGTGAAAACCAAGCCGCGGCTGTCCAAGGTCGGCCATGCCTTCTTGCGCAAAGCCCTCTACATGCCAGCCATGGTGATCCTGTATAAGACCGCTTGGGGCCAGCCCTTCAAGAACCGGCTCGCGCTCTCGGGCAAGCCCGCCAAGCTCATCATCGGTGCCATGATGCGCAAGCTCCTCCAGGTCGCTTTCGGCGTCCTCAAGTCCGGAAAACCCTTCGATCCAGCACTCCATGGCACTTGA
- a CDS encoding sodium ion-translocating decarboxylase subunit beta, translating to MQGFIQLWQSTGLSNFQIGQVLMMGVGFLLIFLAVRKGFEPLLLLPIGFGAVLSNIPVAGIAEEGGLLSYLYYGIKTGIFPLLIFMGVGAMTDFGPMLANPKTLLLGAAAQFGIFGTLFGALALNLIPGLSFTFKDAAAIAIIGGADGPTAIYVASKLAPELLGAIAVAAYSYMALVPLIQPPIMRALTTSEERLIEMAQLRIVSRKEKIVFPVVLLILTAVLLPSAAPLIGMFCLGNLMRECGVVERLSKTAQNELINIVTIFLGLSVGSKLSAAQFLRPETLGILVLGAIAFSFGTASGVLMAKLMNKFSENKVNPLIGAAGVSAVPMSARVANKVGQESNPYNFLLMHAMGPNVAGVIGSAVAAGVLLALVQ from the coding sequence ATGCAGGGTTTCATCCAGTTATGGCAGAGCACGGGATTATCCAATTTCCAGATTGGCCAAGTGCTCATGATGGGCGTCGGCTTTCTCCTGATATTCCTGGCCGTCCGCAAGGGCTTCGAGCCGTTGCTCCTGCTCCCCATCGGGTTCGGCGCGGTGTTGAGCAATATTCCGGTAGCCGGGATCGCCGAGGAGGGCGGGCTGCTGTCCTATCTTTACTACGGCATCAAGACCGGCATCTTCCCTCTGCTGATCTTCATGGGTGTCGGAGCGATGACCGATTTCGGCCCGATGCTCGCAAATCCCAAGACCTTGCTTTTGGGCGCGGCGGCGCAATTCGGAATCTTCGGTACCTTGTTCGGAGCACTGGCGCTGAACCTGATTCCGGGGCTCAGCTTTACCTTCAAGGACGCCGCGGCCATCGCGATCATCGGCGGGGCGGACGGTCCAACAGCGATTTACGTGGCTTCCAAGCTCGCGCCGGAACTGCTGGGTGCGATCGCGGTAGCGGCTTATTCCTACATGGCCTTGGTGCCGCTGATTCAGCCCCCGATCATGCGCGCCTTGACTACGTCCGAAGAACGCTTGATCGAGATGGCGCAGCTTCGAATCGTCAGCCGCAAGGAAAAGATCGTTTTCCCGGTGGTCCTGTTGATCCTCACTGCGGTTTTGTTGCCTTCAGCGGCGCCTCTGATCGGCATGTTCTGCCTCGGCAATTTGATGCGCGAGTGTGGCGTCGTCGAGCGCTTGAGCAAAACGGCCCAGAACGAGCTGATTAATATCGTCACCATCTTTTTGGGGCTTTCGGTCGGGTCGAAACTCAGTGCAGCCCAGTTCTTGCGCCCGGAGACCTTGGGCATTCTGGTACTTGGGGCAATCGCGTTCAGCTTCGGCACGGCTTCGGGCGTGCTCATGGCGAAGCTGATGAACAAGTTCAGCGAAAATAAAGTCAATCCCCTGATCGGCGCGGCCGGCGTTTCCGCGGTACCGATGTCTGCTCGGGTTGCCAACAAGGTTGGCCAGGAGAGCAATCCTTACAACTTCCTGCTCATGCATGCCATGGGGCCGAACGTCGCGGGGGTCATCGGCTCGGCTGTTGCGGCCGGCGTTCTCTTGGCGCTGGTCCAATAG
- the oadA gene encoding sodium-extruding oxaloacetate decarboxylase subunit alpha: MANPLGITDVVLRDAHQSLLATRFRLEDMLPICDKLDQVGFWSLESWGGATFDACIRYLGEDPWERLRALKKALPRTRLQMLLRGQNLLGYRHYADDVVDKFVERAAENGVDVFRIFDALNDLRNFERAIKATINAGKHAQGTISYTVSPVHTIPMWVDLAKRLEDMGAHSICIKDMAGLLKPYVAEELIKKLKKAVTVPIHMQCHATTGLSTATIVKAVEAGIDNVDTAISSMSMTYGHSPTEAVVATYQGHKRDTGLDLRLLEEIAGYFREVRKKYAKFEGSLKGVDSRILVAQVPGGMLTNMESQLKEQGALGRFDEVLEEIPRVREDLGFIPLVTPTSQIVGTQAVINVLSGERYKTIAKETAGVLKGEYGATPAPVDRELQQRVLEGSEPITCRPADMLAPEMEKLATELKKMASENKVQLAENEVDDVLTYALFPQIGWRFLQNRGNPSAFEPAPGTEEARKAEAAKTEGKAMAESSDGVRAYTVTVNGRPYHVEVAPGGAVTSVQPVAGPASQPAVRAGAGEAIKAPMAGHILRINVGEGQTVAESQVVVVMEAMKMETEVRTRTAGTVANIAVKVGDTVAANDVLLTLR, encoded by the coding sequence ATGGCTAACCCCTTAGGCATAACCGACGTCGTTCTGCGTGACGCACACCAGTCCCTATTGGCCACCCGTTTTCGGCTCGAGGACATGCTGCCGATTTGCGACAAGCTCGACCAAGTCGGTTTTTGGTCGCTCGAGAGTTGGGGGGGAGCGACATTCGACGCCTGCATACGTTATTTGGGCGAAGACCCGTGGGAGCGATTGCGTGCGCTCAAGAAAGCGCTTCCTCGAACGCGCCTGCAGATGTTGCTGCGGGGACAGAATTTGCTCGGTTACCGCCATTACGCGGACGACGTGGTGGACAAGTTCGTCGAGCGGGCCGCGGAGAACGGCGTGGACGTGTTCCGGATCTTCGACGCCTTGAACGATTTACGCAATTTCGAACGAGCGATCAAGGCCACCATCAACGCGGGCAAGCATGCTCAAGGAACGATTTCTTATACCGTGAGTCCCGTGCACACGATTCCGATGTGGGTCGATCTGGCGAAACGCCTGGAAGACATGGGCGCGCACTCGATTTGCATCAAGGATATGGCCGGCCTTCTAAAGCCCTATGTCGCCGAGGAACTGATCAAGAAGCTGAAGAAAGCCGTAACCGTTCCGATCCACATGCAATGCCACGCCACTACCGGGCTCAGCACCGCGACTATCGTCAAAGCGGTGGAAGCCGGCATAGATAACGTGGATACCGCGATTTCCTCCATGAGCATGACCTATGGCCACAGCCCGACCGAAGCCGTCGTGGCGACCTACCAGGGACATAAGCGCGATACCGGTCTGGATCTCAGGCTCCTGGAGGAAATTGCCGGCTACTTCCGCGAAGTGCGGAAGAAATACGCCAAGTTCGAAGGCAGCCTGAAGGGCGTCGACAGCCGCATCCTGGTGGCGCAAGTTCCCGGCGGCATGTTGACCAACATGGAAAGCCAGTTGAAAGAGCAGGGTGCTTTGGGTCGTTTCGACGAAGTTCTCGAAGAAATTCCGCGGGTGCGGGAAGATTTGGGCTTTATCCCGCTGGTCACACCAACCTCGCAAATCGTGGGAACCCAGGCCGTGATCAACGTGCTGTCGGGCGAGCGTTACAAGACCATTGCCAAGGAAACCGCGGGCGTTCTCAAGGGCGAATACGGGGCGACTCCCGCTCCGGTCGACCGGGAGTTGCAACAGCGGGTACTCGAAGGTTCCGAGCCGATCACCTGCCGGCCGGCGGACATGTTGGCACCCGAGATGGAGAAGCTGGCCACGGAACTCAAGAAGATGGCTTCCGAAAACAAGGTGCAGTTGGCGGAAAACGAAGTAGACGATGTTTTGACCTACGCACTGTTTCCACAAATCGGCTGGCGTTTTCTTCAAAATCGCGGCAATCCCTCGGCGTTTGAACCGGCACCCGGAACCGAAGAGGCTCGGAAGGCCGAAGCGGCGAAAACCGAAGGCAAGGCGATGGCGGAGTCTTCGGATGGCGTCAGGGCCTACACGGTGACCGTCAACGGCAGGCCCTACCATGTCGAAGTCGCTCCGGGCGGCGCGGTCACCTCGGTGCAGCCGGTCGCGGGTCCGGCTTCGCAGCCGGCGGTTCGCGCCGGCGCCGGAGAAGCCATAAAGGCGCCCATGGCCGGGCACATACTGCGGATCAATGTCGGTGAAGGCCAGACCGTGGCGGAGAGCCAGGTCGTCGTGGTGATGGAGGCCATGAAGATGGAAACCGAGGTTCGTACACGCACGGCAGGAACGGTGGCGAACATCGCGGTCAAGGTCGGCGATACTGTCGCCGCCAACGATGTCTTGCTGACCCTACGCTGA
- a CDS encoding OadG family protein, whose protein sequence is MEYSLAELLLSGFKLMLIGMTIVYLFLVLLVWTIGITSKLINRYVPEPEPEHAPGSSVPAPDVESDQSEIIAVITAAIHRYQNQ, encoded by the coding sequence ATGGAATATTCATTAGCCGAATTGCTGCTTTCCGGTTTTAAGCTGATGCTGATCGGCATGACGATCGTGTATCTCTTTTTAGTGTTGCTGGTCTGGACAATCGGAATCACATCGAAACTGATCAATCGCTACGTACCCGAGCCGGAACCGGAACATGCTCCGGGCTCTTCCGTCCCGGCTCCGGATGTCGAATCGGATCAATCCGAAATCATCGCCGTCATCACGGCGGCAATTCACCGGTACCAGAATCAATAA
- a CDS encoding SRPBCC family protein yields the protein MKQIVPALLTLGLAFSAGVSAHGPTPQKVVESVEINLPIEKVWERIKDFGALGQWNPAIAKSESEGGNKPGEKRTLTFPNGESLVEELDFYDAGAYEYDYRLKDFNVKAMPASSYSAVLKLTPAEQGTKVEWKSRLYRGDTSNFPPDELNDEAAVQAMQAFFNTGLQNLKRIAESGE from the coding sequence ATGAAACAAATTGTTCCTGCCTTGTTGACGCTCGGTTTAGCCTTTTCCGCCGGGGTTTCCGCCCACGGCCCGACCCCACAGAAGGTGGTTGAATCCGTGGAGATCAATCTGCCTATAGAAAAAGTCTGGGAGAGGATCAAGGATTTCGGGGCCCTTGGCCAGTGGAATCCGGCGATTGCAAAAAGCGAAAGCGAAGGCGGCAACAAACCCGGTGAAAAGCGCACCCTGACTTTCCCGAACGGCGAGAGCCTGGTTGAGGAACTCGATTTCTACGATGCCGGAGCCTACGAATACGATTACCGGCTGAAGGACTTCAACGTAAAGGCGATGCCGGCGAGTTCCTATTCCGCTGTGCTGAAGCTGACGCCGGCGGAACAGGGCACCAAGGTCGAATGGAAAAGCCGATTGTACCGCGGGGATACCAGCAATTTTCCGCCCGACGAACTGAACGACGAAGCGGCCGTCCAAGCCATGCAGGCATTCTTCAACACCGGTTTGCAGAACCTCAAGCGTATCGCCGAATCCGGCGAGTGA